DNA sequence from the Streptomyces cinnabarinus genome:
CTTCGAGCAGGCCGCCGACGAACTGTGCTTCATGCTGGGCCCGGTCCTCGCGGCCTTCCTGTGCGGGACGCTCTTCCCGGAGGCGGGCACGCTCACCGGCATGCTGCTCCTCGTCACGGGCATGGCGCTGTTCACCGCCCAGCGCCCGACCGAACCGCCGCTCCGGCCGTCGGCGGCGCCCACACCGCCGCCCTACCGGGCCCCGGGCATGCCCGCGCTGCTCGCCGTCTGCCTCGCGATGGGTGCCGTGTTCGGCGCCCTGGAGGTCGTCACCCTCGCCTTCGCCGACGAACAGGGGCACGGGACGGCGGCGGGCGTGGTCCTCGCCCTCCAGGCGGGCGGCTCCTTCGCGGCGGGGCTGTTGTACGGGGTCCTGAAGCCGGGCGGATCCGCCGAGCGCCGCTACCGGTGGTGCCTCGCGGCCATGGCCGTACTGCTGACCCTGCCGCTGCTCGCCGCGTCCCTGACCGGGTCGCTCGTGCTGCTGGCGGGAGCGCTGCTGGTCTCCGGGATGGCCACGGCCCCCACGATGATCACCAACATGACCCTGGTCCAGGAGCGCACCCCCGAGGGCCGGCTCAACGAGGGCATGACTCTCGCGGTGACCGGTCTGCTCGGCGGTATCGCCCTCGGCAGCGCGGCCGGCGGGTGGACGGCGGAGCAGGTGTCGGCGACCGCGGGGTACGGGGTGCCGGTCGCGGCGGCCGGTCTCGCGCTGCTGATCGCGGTGGCGCGGCGGGCGAGCGCGGAGACCGCCCTCGCCCGCGCGTGAGGACACCGGTTCCTCCGGACGCCGGTCAGCCGCTCAGCCCCCAGGCCAGCCCCAGC
Encoded proteins:
- a CDS encoding MFS transporter, encoding MPQATARYRHLFAIPGTRAFTAGNLLARLPMGMFSVSAVMMIAGTRDSYALAGAVVATGLAATALVAPWTARLIDRHGQARIALPATLVAALGSLALVLCTRQGAPDWTLFAAYAATATTPNIGGMARARWAHLLKGDAAALHTANSFEQAADELCFMLGPVLAAFLCGTLFPEAGTLTGMLLLVTGMALFTAQRPTEPPLRPSAAPTPPPYRAPGMPALLAVCLAMGAVFGALEVVTLAFADEQGHGTAAGVVLALQAGGSFAAGLLYGVLKPGGSAERRYRWCLAAMAVLLTLPLLAASLTGSLVLLAGALLVSGMATAPTMITNMTLVQERTPEGRLNEGMTLAVTGLLGGIALGSAAGGWTAEQVSATAGYGVPVAAAGLALLIAVARRASAETALARA